A DNA window from Luteolibacter luteus contains the following coding sequences:
- a CDS encoding sulfatase-like hydrolase/transferase — MKPHIPLFLLLATLLPLAAETKKNILLIAIDDLKPNIGAYGDPIAKTPNIDRLAARGLRFDSAYTNQALCSPSRNALMTGVRPGSLGIYDLATNFRKAAPDAITLPQHFIRNGYRAENLGKIYHVGQGNQDDAASWSVPRAQLPAQTYALEANRPPQSARQNQDPLRNRGAATESADVTDDTYIDGKIADEAIRRLEAAKQREGTPFFLATGFIRPHLPFVAPKKYWDLYDRSKLKLPELRKPPEGAPAAAHRPNGELAAYKDTKDANSLSDEKQLELLHGYYAAASYTDAQIGKVLDTLDRLGLAENTIVILWGDHGWHLGDHGYWGKFTNYEQATRIPFIIAAPGVTKPGSHTAALAQSVDLYPTLVELAGLPAPQTSPSLEGKSLVPVLKDPAATVHEHVLQVVPHQGQIGRSLRTATHRLVEWKKPGSSDGAQFELYDYAKDPLETRNLAGEQKELVETLRGKLASYPEAKPQIAAPAPQRQGQGQDRAKLFASKDKNADGKLSREEFLANQRDGEAALGRFSRFDKDGDAILTKEEFVSAGK; from the coding sequence ATGAAACCGCACATCCCTCTTTTCCTCCTGCTCGCCACGCTTCTCCCGCTCGCCGCGGAGACGAAGAAAAATATCCTGCTCATCGCCATCGATGACTTGAAGCCGAACATCGGGGCCTACGGCGATCCCATCGCGAAGACGCCGAATATTGACCGTCTCGCCGCACGCGGGCTCCGCTTTGACAGCGCCTACACGAACCAGGCACTCTGCTCGCCCTCGCGCAACGCGCTGATGACCGGCGTGCGACCGGGCTCCCTGGGCATCTACGATCTCGCCACGAATTTCCGCAAGGCAGCTCCTGACGCCATAACCTTGCCGCAGCACTTCATCCGGAATGGCTATCGTGCGGAAAACCTCGGCAAGATCTATCACGTCGGCCAGGGCAATCAGGATGACGCCGCCTCATGGAGCGTGCCGCGCGCGCAACTGCCAGCGCAGACTTACGCCCTCGAAGCCAACCGTCCGCCACAATCCGCGAGGCAGAATCAAGACCCGCTTCGAAACCGCGGCGCTGCCACCGAATCTGCGGATGTCACCGATGACACCTACATCGACGGCAAGATCGCCGATGAAGCGATCCGCCGCCTCGAAGCGGCCAAGCAACGCGAGGGCACGCCCTTCTTCCTTGCCACCGGTTTCATTCGCCCGCACCTGCCTTTCGTCGCCCCGAAGAAATACTGGGATCTCTACGATCGTTCGAAGCTGAAGCTCCCGGAGCTGCGCAAGCCGCCCGAAGGCGCACCCGCCGCGGCCCATCGCCCGAATGGCGAGTTGGCGGCCTATAAGGACACCAAGGACGCGAACTCGCTCTCCGATGAGAAGCAACTGGAGCTACTGCACGGCTACTACGCAGCGGCGAGCTACACGGATGCCCAGATCGGCAAGGTCCTGGATACACTCGACAGGCTCGGCCTTGCGGAAAACACCATCGTCATCTTGTGGGGTGATCATGGCTGGCACCTCGGCGATCACGGCTACTGGGGGAAGTTCACGAACTACGAGCAGGCCACGCGCATCCCATTCATCATCGCGGCACCGGGCGTGACCAAGCCGGGATCACACACTGCGGCACTCGCGCAATCGGTGGACCTCTACCCCACCCTGGTGGAGCTCGCCGGTCTGCCCGCACCACAGACCTCACCTTCGCTGGAAGGCAAGAGCCTTGTGCCAGTGCTGAAGGATCCAGCTGCCACCGTTCACGAGCACGTGCTCCAGGTCGTGCCTCATCAAGGCCAGATCGGACGTTCGCTGCGCACCGCCACCCACCGTTTGGTGGAGTGGAAAAAACCGGGGTCCAGCGACGGAGCTCAGTTCGAGCTCTACGATTACGCGAAGGATCCGCTTGAGACGAGAAACCTCGCAGGAGAGCAAAAGGAACTTGTCGAAACGTTGCGCGGCAAGCTCGCCTCCTATCCGGAAGCAAAGCCGCAGATCGCCGCGCCCGCACCACAACGGCAGGGCCAGGGACAGGACCGCGCGAAGCTCTTCGCGAGCAAGGACAAGAATGCCGACGGCAAGCTAAGCCGTGAGGAGTTCCTCGCCAACCAGCGCGATGGGGAGGCCGCCCTCGGCCGATTCAGCCGCTTCGACAAGGATGGCGACGCCATCCTCACCAAGGAAGAGTTCGTCTCCGCGGGGAAATAA
- a CDS encoding type II secretion system protein GspG — protein sequence MKTRSKRLLLLAGAIVFIGGLLYFRGDLLPEDEAVAEVKKPLRVLPPKPKPLPAEVTALPVAAEASAGLGAKDGSAEDDLATIELLLSSYGRNHGGHPTGENEEITAALLGKNDKRVAYLQRGGSYLDQAGRLLDRWGHPYVFHSLTANWTELRSAGPDGELFTTDDVVRGGSEAE from the coding sequence ATGAAGACAAGATCGAAACGCCTCCTGTTGCTGGCCGGAGCCATCGTGTTCATCGGCGGCTTGCTTTATTTCCGGGGCGACCTCCTTCCGGAGGATGAAGCCGTGGCCGAAGTGAAGAAACCCCTTCGGGTCCTTCCGCCGAAACCAAAGCCCTTGCCAGCGGAGGTCACGGCCCTGCCCGTGGCTGCCGAAGCCAGCGCCGGACTCGGCGCGAAGGATGGCAGCGCGGAAGACGATCTCGCGACGATCGAACTCCTGCTTTCGTCCTATGGCCGGAATCATGGCGGCCATCCGACCGGGGAAAACGAAGAGATCACCGCGGCCCTGCTCGGGAAAAATGACAAGCGCGTGGCCTACCTCCAGCGCGGCGGCTCCTATCTCGACCAAGCGGGACGCCTGCTCGACCGATGGGGCCACCCTTATGTGTTTCATAGCCTCACCGCAAATTGGACCGAGCTGCGATCCGCCGGGCCGGACGGCGAGTTGTTCACCACGGACGATGTGGTGCGCGGCGGGAGCGAAGCAGAGTAG
- a CDS encoding DUF1800 domain-containing protein, with protein sequence MKRRIPAFLLRERLQRLAIGTACIASIGTGAGAALDLDSNGYPDVWEARYHVRGLTPEADADGDGQSNLSEAIAGTNPFDAGSRFSSSIGHEENGSISITLTTQPGKRYQLLSASSGAGSWEAVGEPVVAGGESLTLPLPAAGDRGLFKASVTDHDNDGDGVDDWSERQLQGFNPAAEKSFPEEGRTDLAIASSIIQAWRSDLKLEVTQANAYEKEQEAALLTARRMPAAYPLTVFLKKAGAASPSKSSATAAHHQPLPDRLVIPANQTTGTLAIQPVANAVPEVPRQLTLSAGGSLESASFQICDAKNTLANQRLLLAPLRPLSGVPSSGSGLAIIKLSGDNDSALASVSFSNLNSAVNSTQILNASSAILQSIPPFNYGGQTWPIRATQSYTTDQAVLDALLAGQVKLGIYTQAHVTGEIEGIFHPVSGSIGFEAPPAPLPIESLTGDELERDIARFLTQATFGPTYDSIQALKARVAAAGGDRIAAYSAWIDEQLALPSPSLLAYTQAANAQEAAARDPDFNLNSQNRRRGWWLFAIQAKSQLKQRFAFAASEIFVVSDEDAVVNRYSYGAANYHDQLAEAATGRYRALLRSVSLSPVMGTYLSHLRNEKATFDGAGNQITSPDENYAREIMQLLSIGLVQLHPDGSLKLDENATPIPTYTQTDISNMSRVFTGWSFSKRNAAAAPYEVIDNNTFALGDGVKHREAQWTNPLKAFPARHDTDAKNVLGVNLPAGNTANQDLNAVLDLLRDHPNTAPFISRRLIQRFVTANPSPAYLYRVSQVFRTSTGDFPALLKAILLDPEARAAQNAETPAGSGKVREPLLRATAFMRAFGAKSSMALSDLTGWGYPAAELDKFPEGTTRYRLNRTPALDQSPLSAPSVFNWFLPDYSPSGIISTNGIVSPELQIITESTAVSATNFIYNGIYTTAGFTPNTGLPTLTGNPQRINIDISPLQALYLSKLDTNGDGLFSPADTATFNNTAAIATAAEAVVDRIDLLLTSGELKARFGNAAGTPRRIIVDAVAATNAGTNASTDPSVQANTAVSRIRSALWLVAASPQGVTQR encoded by the coding sequence ATGAAACGACGCATTCCCGCTTTCCTGCTGCGCGAGCGCCTCCAGCGCTTGGCAATCGGCACGGCCTGCATTGCAAGCATCGGCACCGGAGCTGGAGCCGCCCTGGATCTCGACTCGAATGGCTATCCGGATGTCTGGGAAGCTCGCTATCACGTGCGCGGACTCACTCCGGAAGCGGATGCCGATGGCGACGGCCAGTCGAACCTTAGCGAAGCAATCGCGGGGACAAATCCCTTTGATGCCGGCTCGCGCTTCAGTTCAAGCATCGGGCATGAGGAAAACGGGAGCATTTCGATCACCCTCACCACGCAGCCGGGAAAAAGGTATCAGCTGCTCTCCGCATCCTCCGGAGCCGGCTCATGGGAAGCGGTCGGGGAACCGGTGGTGGCGGGCGGCGAGAGCCTCACCCTGCCACTCCCGGCAGCCGGGGACCGAGGCCTGTTCAAGGCCAGCGTCACCGACCATGATAACGATGGCGACGGGGTGGACGATTGGTCGGAGCGCCAGTTGCAGGGCTTCAATCCTGCAGCCGAGAAGTCCTTTCCCGAGGAGGGACGGACCGACTTGGCGATCGCGAGTTCCATCATTCAGGCGTGGCGGAGCGATCTGAAGCTCGAGGTCACCCAGGCAAATGCCTACGAGAAGGAGCAGGAGGCCGCCTTGCTCACGGCGCGCCGGATGCCCGCGGCCTATCCGCTCACGGTTTTTCTCAAGAAGGCCGGGGCCGCTTCGCCATCGAAATCCTCCGCCACAGCTGCCCACCATCAGCCCCTCCCGGATCGACTGGTCATTCCGGCAAACCAAACCACCGGAACCCTGGCCATCCAGCCGGTGGCAAACGCGGTGCCAGAGGTGCCACGCCAACTCACGCTCTCCGCCGGCGGCAGCCTGGAGTCTGCCAGCTTCCAGATTTGCGATGCCAAAAATACCCTCGCCAATCAACGGCTGCTGCTCGCACCGCTGCGCCCCTTGTCCGGCGTGCCATCCAGCGGCAGCGGCCTCGCGATCATCAAGCTCTCCGGCGACAATGACTCGGCACTGGCTTCAGTCTCCTTTTCGAACCTGAACTCGGCGGTCAATTCGACGCAGATCCTCAATGCATCGTCAGCGATCCTGCAATCGATTCCACCCTTCAACTACGGTGGTCAAACCTGGCCGATCCGGGCGACGCAGAGCTACACGACGGATCAAGCGGTCCTGGATGCGTTGCTCGCCGGACAAGTGAAGCTGGGAATCTACACGCAGGCACATGTCACCGGTGAGATTGAAGGAATCTTCCACCCGGTCTCCGGCTCCATTGGATTCGAAGCACCGCCCGCGCCGCTACCCATCGAAAGCCTGACGGGCGATGAACTGGAGCGGGACATCGCCCGTTTCCTCACTCAGGCCACCTTTGGCCCGACCTATGACAGCATCCAGGCCCTGAAGGCACGCGTGGCTGCAGCAGGTGGCGATCGCATTGCCGCCTATTCCGCTTGGATTGATGAGCAGCTCGCGCTGCCCTCACCTTCCCTGCTGGCCTACACCCAGGCTGCGAACGCACAGGAAGCGGCTGCGCGCGATCCCGACTTCAACCTGAACAGCCAGAACCGTCGCCGCGGCTGGTGGCTTTTCGCCATCCAGGCAAAGAGCCAGCTCAAGCAGCGCTTCGCCTTTGCCGCGAGCGAGATCTTCGTGGTCTCTGATGAAGATGCGGTCGTCAACCGTTACTCCTATGGTGCCGCGAACTACCACGATCAGCTCGCGGAAGCGGCGACCGGCCGCTATCGGGCGCTGCTGCGGTCCGTTTCACTGAGCCCGGTGATGGGCACCTATCTCTCGCATCTCCGGAATGAGAAAGCGACCTTCGACGGAGCAGGAAACCAGATCACCTCTCCGGATGAAAATTACGCGCGGGAGATCATGCAACTGCTCTCGATCGGCCTCGTGCAGTTGCATCCGGACGGTTCGCTGAAGCTGGATGAGAACGCGACCCCGATCCCGACCTACACCCAGACGGACATTTCGAACATGTCTCGGGTCTTCACCGGCTGGTCCTTCTCGAAGCGCAATGCCGCCGCCGCCCCCTATGAGGTGATCGACAACAATACCTTCGCCTTGGGCGACGGGGTGAAGCATCGCGAAGCGCAGTGGACCAATCCCCTTAAAGCCTTCCCTGCACGCCATGATACCGATGCGAAAAACGTGTTGGGCGTGAATCTGCCGGCAGGCAACACCGCCAATCAGGATCTCAATGCCGTACTGGATCTGCTGCGCGATCATCCGAATACCGCGCCCTTTATCTCTCGCCGCCTGATCCAGCGCTTCGTCACGGCCAATCCTTCTCCGGCTTACCTTTATCGCGTGTCGCAGGTCTTCCGCACCAGCACCGGGGACTTCCCGGCGCTGCTGAAGGCAATCCTGCTGGATCCGGAGGCACGCGCCGCACAGAATGCCGAAACTCCGGCAGGATCGGGCAAGGTTCGCGAGCCGCTGCTGCGCGCCACCGCATTCATGCGGGCCTTCGGTGCCAAGTCCTCGATGGCGCTATCCGACCTGACCGGCTGGGGCTATCCGGCAGCGGAGCTGGACAAATTTCCGGAAGGCACGACGCGCTATCGGCTGAACCGCACGCCCGCACTCGATCAGTCCCCGCTTTCCGCACCGAGTGTCTTCAACTGGTTCCTGCCGGACTACTCTCCCTCCGGCATCATCTCGACGAACGGCATCGTCTCGCCCGAACTCCAGATCATCACGGAAAGCACCGCCGTCAGCGCCACGAACTTCATCTACAACGGCATCTACACGACGGCGGGCTTCACGCCGAACACCGGCCTGCCAACTCTCACGGGAAATCCCCAGCGCATCAACATCGACATCTCGCCCTTGCAAGCGCTCTACCTCTCCAAGCTCGATACCAATGGTGACGGACTCTTCTCGCCAGCTGATACCGCTACCTTTAACAACACCGCCGCCATCGCTACGGCTGCGGAGGCAGTGGTGGACCGCATCGATCTACTGCTGACCAGCGGCGAACTGAAGGCCCGCTTCGGCAACGCGGCGGGCACCCCGCGCCGGATCATCGTCGACGCGGTCGCCGCGACCAATGCCGGCACGAATGCCAGTACCGACCCCTCGGTGCAGGCAAATACCGCGGTGAGCCGCATCCGCAGTGCGCTGTGGCTGGTGGCGGCCTCTCCGCAAGGAGTCACCCAGAGGTAA
- a CDS encoding PEP-CTERM sorting domain-containing protein (PEP-CTERM proteins occur, often in large numbers, in the proteomes of bacteria that also encode an exosortase, a predicted intramembrane cysteine proteinase. The presence of a PEP-CTERM domain at a protein's C-terminus predicts cleavage within the sorting domain, followed by covalent anchoring to some some component of the (usually Gram-negative) cell surface. Many PEP-CTERM proteins exhibit an unusual sequence composition that includes large numbers of potential glycosylation sites. Expression of one such protein has been shown restore the ability of a bacterium to form floc, a type of biofilm.), whose amino-acid sequence MYYLSRIAPLAALALLGSGDLHAATNTWLETGPNNNWLNAVNYGGTGTLAPTNADTFVYDAGARGVTVNSSGTIGKLVVGQNYAVTNVNQAGGAVLTIQGGSAEVSSPGIEVLAGRTTNTNVHAKLILDGNTTISNSGSSRLRIGNPDNGNGGLGGSGTLNIRSGVTLLAENVSHTYSGAVTVDNNGTLQVPNTGLFTTYSNLSIGASGTLSGAGTVGAVDVHSGGRISPGSEGNIGAGPATLNFTSLLSLQSTGLLTLDVKAAGVDAINVTAGSIDLGGELRLRLNSDYSSSGTYQLIQGLDASSGNFNSVTIRTDANTTGVVSLTDIGNGIWTGNFAERGYDVSFDANTGTLNLASVPEPTLALLFPLGLAALILRRR is encoded by the coding sequence ATGTACTATCTTTCTCGTATTGCCCCCCTCGCGGCGCTCGCCCTTCTCGGCAGTGGTGACCTCCATGCCGCCACCAACACCTGGCTCGAAACCGGGCCGAACAATAACTGGCTCAATGCCGTCAACTACGGCGGCACCGGTACCTTGGCACCGACCAATGCCGATACCTTCGTCTACGACGCAGGTGCCCGTGGCGTGACGGTGAACAGCTCCGGCACGATCGGAAAGCTGGTGGTAGGTCAGAACTATGCCGTCACCAATGTGAACCAGGCTGGTGGGGCCGTCCTGACCATCCAGGGCGGCAGCGCCGAAGTGAGTTCCCCCGGCATCGAAGTGCTGGCAGGCCGCACCACCAACACCAACGTTCATGCCAAGCTCATCCTGGACGGCAATACCACGATCTCGAATAGCGGCAGCAGCCGCCTTCGCATCGGCAATCCCGACAATGGCAATGGCGGGCTGGGCGGCAGCGGCACGCTGAACATCCGCAGCGGCGTGACCCTGCTGGCGGAAAACGTGAGCCACACCTACTCCGGTGCCGTGACCGTCGATAACAACGGCACGCTGCAAGTGCCGAACACCGGCTTATTCACCACCTACAGCAACCTTTCCATCGGTGCCAGTGGCACGCTTTCCGGAGCCGGCACCGTGGGGGCCGTGGATGTGCATTCCGGTGGACGCATCTCTCCGGGCTCCGAAGGAAATATCGGCGCCGGCCCGGCCACGCTCAATTTCACCAGCCTGCTCTCGCTGCAATCGACCGGATTGCTCACACTTGACGTGAAAGCGGCGGGTGTGGATGCGATCAATGTCACCGCAGGCTCCATCGATCTGGGCGGCGAACTGCGACTGCGCCTGAATAGCGACTACAGTTCCTCCGGCACCTACCAACTTATCCAGGGACTCGACGCATCCAGCGGGAACTTCAACAGCGTCACCATCCGAACCGATGCCAACACCACCGGCGTCGTCAGCCTGACGGACATCGGCAATGGCATCTGGACCGGAAACTTCGCGGAGCGTGGCTATGACGTCTCCTTCGATGCGAACACCGGCACGCTGAATCTCGCCAGCGTCCCGGAGCCCACCCTCGCACTCCTGTTTCCGCTGGGCCTCGCAGCCCTGATCCTTCGCCGCCGCTAA
- a CDS encoding sulfatase family protein: MRIFALLFLAGLSFPALAEETKLNVLLITADDMNADSPGWMGNPLQPTPNIDRFASVSHRFTNHHVSAPICQPSRAAIMTGRVPHRSGGLGFNPINKDVPTLATVLKENGYYIAALNKIAHMKPDSAFPWDAKFDGSAKNPGQLGTQVSQAIATAKTEGKPFFINCNIGDPHRPFYGAAPNRKQQLKQKQRPESPGAVAKPFKAEDVKVPAFLEDLPDIREEYAQYSNSVQRLDLSFGKVLAALEDSGLAANTVVLFLSDHGISMPFSKATVFYNGTWSPVLLKLPSGPEATRHTELVSSVDILPTLLELVKIPAPQGIDGVSWLPLLAGESQPGRDKVFTHVNGVSSGKQFPQRAVNTRARSLIFLPWSGSQPLRVEAMQGLTYPALDEAAASHPEIRARLDQYIKGSPLALYDLEKDPAQRRNVIDDPAYASDRKELVEALVAQMEKTGDPQLAAFRTILTPKP, from the coding sequence ATGAGAATCTTTGCATTGCTGTTTCTGGCCGGGCTTTCCTTCCCTGCCCTCGCGGAGGAAACAAAGCTGAACGTCCTCCTCATCACCGCCGATGACATGAATGCGGATTCGCCCGGCTGGATGGGCAATCCCTTGCAGCCGACGCCGAATATCGATCGCTTCGCCTCGGTGAGCCATCGCTTCACGAATCATCACGTGAGCGCACCGATCTGCCAGCCTTCCCGGGCCGCGATCATGACCGGCCGTGTGCCCCACCGCAGCGGCGGGCTTGGGTTCAATCCGATCAACAAGGACGTGCCGACTTTGGCCACGGTCCTGAAGGAAAACGGCTACTACATCGCCGCGCTGAATAAAATCGCGCACATGAAACCCGACTCCGCCTTCCCATGGGACGCGAAGTTCGACGGCTCAGCGAAAAATCCCGGACAGCTCGGCACGCAGGTGAGCCAGGCCATCGCCACAGCCAAGACCGAAGGAAAGCCCTTCTTCATCAACTGCAACATCGGCGACCCACACCGGCCTTTCTACGGTGCCGCCCCGAATCGCAAGCAGCAGCTGAAACAGAAACAGCGGCCCGAGTCTCCGGGCGCGGTGGCGAAGCCCTTCAAGGCGGAGGACGTCAAGGTTCCGGCTTTCCTCGAAGACCTGCCGGACATCCGGGAGGAATACGCGCAGTATTCGAACAGCGTGCAGCGCCTCGACCTAAGCTTCGGCAAGGTATTGGCGGCGTTGGAGGACTCCGGCCTCGCGGCGAATACCGTTGTGCTTTTCCTCTCCGATCACGGGATCTCGATGCCCTTTTCAAAGGCGACGGTCTTCTACAATGGCACCTGGTCGCCGGTCCTGCTGAAGCTGCCGTCCGGGCCCGAAGCGACCAGACACACCGAGTTGGTATCCAGCGTCGATATCCTGCCCACGCTGTTGGAACTGGTAAAAATTCCCGCCCCGCAGGGTATTGATGGCGTGTCATGGTTGCCGCTGCTAGCGGGTGAATCTCAACCCGGCCGTGACAAGGTCTTCACCCACGTGAATGGCGTGAGCAGCGGGAAGCAGTTTCCGCAGCGCGCCGTCAATACGCGCGCGCGCTCGCTGATCTTCCTCCCTTGGAGCGGCAGCCAGCCCCTGCGCGTGGAAGCGATGCAGGGCCTGACCTATCCGGCCTTGGACGAAGCTGCAGCCAGCCACCCCGAAATTCGTGCCCGTCTGGATCAATACATCAAGGGATCCCCCTTGGCACTCTACGATCTGGAGAAGGACCCGGCACAGCGCCGCAATGTCATCGACGATCCCGCCTATGCGAGCGACCGCAAGGAACTGGTCGAGGCACTCGTCGCCCAGATGGAGAAAACCGGCGACCCCCAGCTTGCGGCCTTCCGTACAATCCTCACCCCGAAGCCTTGA
- a CDS encoding DUF1501 domain-containing protein, protein MKKHQKEDRIRRRDFLRQSACASLGVTGLVNALCQMRLIGAAAAQAPPATDYKALVCLFLNGGHDSNNLLVPAGTASAGSLRADYVNGRGVLALPSGDLNSLVLPTGTKAFQRHHGSSTGQLGLHPAASDLATLFHRKDLAVISNVGTLAYPVASRAEYDSGNVPLPPQLFSHSDQQTQWQSSVPDQAFASGWGGRAADLLHSSYNSATSKVSMSISLAGVNSFQIGTSGQVTQYTVGEDGSVPFSGFGTGYADALNANGSYKSTVSGVRLKAFDDIMKLTHANLHEEEYKRVVVRARAAESSIGAALTAATASGVDFDTLFTNATTRLGNQLKMVAKLIAGRGVLGNNRQIFFCQIGGFDTHQTLLASHGDLITELNQSLAAFAATLQALGVWDNVVTFTASDFNRTFTPNSTDPAKAGSDHAWGSHAIVLGGAVKGGDVFGHFPSLKIGNASGSIDAGSANRGRWIPTTSVDQYSSVLAKWFGATTNDLEAIFPNLNRFDDPALSSANLEFL, encoded by the coding sequence ATGAAGAAGCATCAGAAAGAGGATCGCATCCGGCGCCGTGATTTCCTGCGCCAGTCCGCCTGCGCTTCGCTGGGCGTCACCGGTCTCGTGAATGCGCTCTGCCAGATGCGCCTGATCGGTGCCGCTGCTGCGCAAGCCCCGCCGGCAACGGACTACAAGGCCCTCGTCTGTCTCTTCCTCAATGGCGGACATGATTCGAACAATCTTCTCGTACCGGCCGGCACCGCATCCGCCGGATCCCTCCGCGCCGACTACGTGAACGGCCGCGGCGTGCTGGCCCTGCCATCCGGGGACCTGAACTCCCTGGTGTTGCCGACCGGCACCAAAGCCTTCCAACGCCACCATGGAAGCAGCACCGGACAGCTGGGCCTGCACCCCGCAGCAAGCGATCTTGCCACGCTCTTTCACCGGAAGGATCTGGCAGTCATCTCAAACGTGGGAACCCTGGCCTATCCCGTGGCCTCGCGTGCCGAGTATGACAGCGGAAATGTGCCGCTGCCGCCTCAGCTTTTCTCCCACTCCGACCAGCAGACCCAGTGGCAATCCTCCGTGCCGGACCAAGCTTTCGCCTCCGGATGGGGCGGACGTGCGGCGGATCTACTGCATTCTTCGTACAATTCCGCGACCTCCAAGGTCTCGATGTCGATCTCGCTCGCCGGGGTGAATTCCTTCCAGATCGGAACTTCCGGCCAAGTCACCCAGTATACCGTGGGCGAGGATGGCTCGGTTCCCTTCTCCGGCTTCGGCACCGGCTATGCCGATGCGTTGAATGCCAACGGCAGTTACAAGTCCACTGTCTCCGGGGTCCGGCTCAAGGCCTTCGACGACATCATGAAGCTGACCCATGCCAACCTCCATGAGGAGGAATACAAGCGCGTGGTCGTCCGGGCCCGCGCGGCGGAGAGCAGCATTGGCGCGGCCCTGACCGCTGCAACTGCCAGCGGGGTGGACTTCGATACGCTCTTCACGAATGCCACGACCCGCCTTGGCAACCAGCTCAAGATGGTGGCCAAGCTGATCGCAGGCCGCGGGGTGCTGGGAAACAACCGCCAGATCTTCTTCTGCCAAATCGGAGGCTTTGACACCCATCAGACCCTCCTGGCATCGCACGGCGATCTCATCACTGAGCTCAATCAATCCCTCGCCGCCTTCGCCGCCACGCTACAAGCACTCGGGGTCTGGGACAATGTGGTGACCTTCACGGCCTCCGACTTCAACCGCACCTTCACGCCAAACAGCACCGATCCCGCCAAGGCGGGCTCCGACCACGCGTGGGGCAGCCATGCGATCGTCCTCGGCGGAGCCGTGAAGGGAGGCGATGTATTCGGTCACTTCCCCTCTCTCAAGATCGGAAATGCCTCGGGCTCGATCGATGCCGGCTCGGCAAACCGCGGGCGCTGGATCCCCACGACCTCGGTGGATCAGTACTCCTCGGTGCTGGCCAAGTGGTTCGGTGCCACCACGAACGATCTTGAGGCGATCTTCCCGAATCTCAACCGCTTTGACGATCCGGCCTTGTCGTCGGCGAACCTGGAGTTCCTCTGA
- a CDS encoding alpha/beta hydrolase: MKPLLFPFIIFSSFALLQSAGAQQSPEKLAQLLKRFPAADADKNGTLTQEEARAFRQTQGVGKKTTASLPTPTIEAGSYGPHPASVFDFWKADSEAPAPLLVFIHGGGFKAGTRKGLKPDFLAKARAEGFAVLTIDYPFLPEKPVQEILPGIARAVQHARHHAKEWNIDPERIATLGGSAGAGSSLWIAAHPDLADPKSEDPVSRESSRVQAAASINGQATYDLLKWESLVGPAPQGILRDSEEPLRFYHLASEEGLHSEKAKAARAKVDVHGLLNRETPPLFLFTAGNIPRDNPPNRGAYVHSPRHSEALAAKASELGVTHTLITGDSAKGKDGLIEAIGFLKQQLAFAD, encoded by the coding sequence ATGAAACCTCTCCTCTTTCCGTTCATCATCTTCTCATCTTTCGCGCTCCTGCAATCTGCTGGAGCACAGCAATCCCCGGAGAAGCTCGCACAGCTTCTCAAGCGCTTCCCCGCTGCCGATGCTGACAAGAACGGCACGCTCACGCAGGAAGAAGCCCGCGCCTTTCGCCAGACGCAGGGCGTAGGAAAGAAGACCACGGCATCCCTGCCAACGCCAACCATCGAGGCTGGTTCCTACGGACCCCATCCAGCATCGGTGTTCGATTTCTGGAAGGCGGATAGCGAGGCCCCGGCTCCACTGCTGGTCTTCATCCACGGCGGCGGTTTCAAGGCCGGCACACGCAAGGGCTTGAAGCCAGACTTCCTTGCCAAGGCTCGTGCCGAGGGCTTCGCAGTGCTCACGATCGACTACCCCTTCCTCCCGGAAAAGCCGGTGCAGGAAATCCTGCCGGGCATCGCCAGGGCGGTACAGCATGCCCGCCATCACGCGAAGGAATGGAACATCGATCCGGAACGCATTGCGACTCTCGGCGGCTCGGCCGGGGCGGGCAGTTCGCTCTGGATTGCCGCACATCCTGATCTCGCGGATCCGAAGTCGGAAGATCCCGTGAGCCGCGAGTCCAGCCGCGTGCAAGCTGCCGCCTCGATCAATGGCCAGGCCACTTATGACCTGCTGAAATGGGAGTCGCTTGTCGGGCCAGCTCCCCAAGGGATCCTGAGGGACAGCGAAGAGCCGCTGCGGTTCTATCACCTCGCCTCGGAAGAAGGCCTGCATTCGGAAAAGGCGAAGGCCGCACGTGCCAAGGTGGACGTGCATGGCCTGCTCAACCGTGAGACCCCGCCACTCTTCCTCTTCACCGCAGGAAACATCCCGCGCGACAATCCACCGAACCGCGGTGCCTATGTCCATAGCCCGCGCCACTCAGAAGCCTTGGCCGCGAAGGCCAGCGAACTCGGAGTCACCCACACCCTGATCACCGGTGACTCCGCCAAGGGCAAGGACGGTCTGATCGAGGCAATCGGCTTCCTGAAGCAGCAGCTCGCTTTCGCTGATTAA